One stretch of Thermanaerosceptrum fracticalcis DNA includes these proteins:
- the pheA gene encoding prephenate dehydratase produces MKKILAFLGPVGTYSYEAASRCLLTLENTQEWTLQALPTIPHILTAVAEGSVDAGLVPGENSIEGTVNITLDMLAHELSLYIQGETVLNINHCLFSHSQDLGEIHTVLSHPQALAQCRRFLQQKLPQARCLPANSTAEAVQNLASMGPGTAAIASRDTHRFYNVPILVPDIGDYPCNQTRFLLVGRTPCPHSDTKKTSLVLALEKDRPGGLYEVLGEFARENINLTKIESRPAKKELGNYIFFIDCEAGHDHPGLQEVLRNLEKKTALLKNLGSYCSIV; encoded by the coding sequence ATGAAAAAGATTTTGGCTTTTCTCGGACCTGTGGGAACATATTCTTACGAGGCCGCTTCCCGCTGTCTCCTCACCCTGGAGAATACCCAGGAATGGACGTTGCAAGCCTTACCCACTATCCCCCATATCCTCACGGCAGTTGCAGAAGGAAGTGTGGATGCAGGTTTAGTGCCTGGCGAAAATTCTATTGAAGGGACCGTCAATATTACCCTGGACATGCTGGCCCATGAATTATCCCTCTATATCCAGGGGGAAACAGTTCTCAATATTAACCACTGCCTTTTCAGTCACAGCCAGGACCTGGGGGAAATCCATACCGTGCTCTCCCATCCCCAGGCCCTGGCCCAGTGCCGCAGGTTTCTGCAGCAAAAACTGCCCCAGGCACGTTGCCTTCCCGCCAATAGTACAGCCGAGGCAGTACAGAATCTCGCAAGTATGGGCCCCGGTACGGCCGCCATTGCCTCACGGGATACTCACCGGTTCTACAACGTACCTATCCTGGTCCCTGACATTGGGGATTATCCCTGTAATCAAACACGCTTTCTTTTGGTAGGCCGTACCCCTTGTCCCCATTCAGATACGAAAAAAACCTCCCTGGTGCTGGCCCTGGAAAAGGACCGCCCGGGAGGACTCTATGAAGTTTTAGGGGAGTTCGCCAGGGAAAACATTAATCTCACCAAAATAGAATCCCGCCCGGCTAAAAAAGAATTGGGTAACTATATCTTTTTTATTGATTGTGAAGCGGGCCATGACCATCCTGGGTTACAGGAAGTCCTTCGTAATTTGGAAAAGAAAACGGCGTTGTTAAAAAATCTGGGGTCGTATTGTTCAATTGTGTAA
- a CDS encoding CHASE4 domain-containing protein → MTLRKKTLILIAFFLIGLLLFVYFTSQFVLYNGYLELEERILKRNVDRGLNALQREIMTLNVTVGDWAFWDDSYQFVQNLSTEYINSNLTDPTFITNKLSLMMFINNSDEIVFSKGFDLINKKETDIPESSREMVRKKLFHFELSDKNMSKSGLISVPEGLFLVASRPILTSNYDGPSKGALVMARKFDDTELSILSDITQLTLTLKPIKELPDYASLRTLPDKNNNLISKIYDKDFITGYTVLKDIFDQPVMLLGVTAQREIYNQGLATLYFYIAIVFIAIVSFFTLIFLLLHKMVLSPIARLSAAVQKIAVNSDLSSRVPVEGKDEISSLAAEINKMLSVIENTQQELKVSKNRYRYLSYHDSLTGLYNRTFFDEEMARLNRDLKNYTPLSIICVDVDGLKLTNDTLGHRAGDDLLISFARLLAKPFRKTDVIARVGGDEFCIILPGTTNETAHIKAGEIIKLIEQYNANHSVIPISISVGIATSQGSESESIYDIYQAADNNMQELCSWWK, encoded by the coding sequence ATGACTCTTCGGAAAAAAACCTTGATTCTTATAGCGTTTTTCTTAATAGGGCTCCTTCTTTTCGTCTATTTCACTTCTCAGTTTGTTCTCTACAATGGTTATCTGGAACTGGAAGAGCGAATACTCAAAAGAAATGTTGACCGGGGACTAAATGCATTGCAAAGAGAAATTATGACGTTAAATGTTACAGTGGGTGACTGGGCCTTTTGGGACGATAGCTACCAGTTTGTACAAAATCTCTCAACCGAATATATAAACTCAAACCTTACTGACCCAACATTTATTACCAATAAACTCAGTTTAATGATGTTTATCAATAACTCTGATGAAATTGTTTTTAGTAAAGGGTTTGATTTAATCAATAAGAAAGAAACTGATATTCCCGAAAGCTCTAGGGAAATGGTGAGAAAAAAATTATTTCATTTTGAGCTTTCAGATAAAAACATGAGTAAATCTGGCCTCATATCAGTACCCGAGGGACTCTTCCTGGTAGCTTCCCGCCCCATTTTGACCAGTAATTACGATGGTCCTTCAAAAGGTGCTTTAGTCATGGCCCGTAAATTTGATGATACAGAATTAAGCATCCTTTCTGACATTACTCAATTGACATTAACACTGAAACCCATTAAAGAATTGCCTGATTATGCTTCCTTAAGAACCTTACCTGATAAAAATAATAATTTAATAAGCAAGATTTATGACAAAGACTTCATTACAGGATATACCGTATTGAAGGACATTTTTGACCAGCCGGTGATGCTGCTGGGGGTTACTGCACAACGGGAGATTTATAACCAGGGACTGGCTACCTTATATTTTTACATTGCCATTGTGTTTATCGCTATTGTATCATTTTTCACATTAATCTTTTTGCTTTTACATAAAATGGTTTTATCCCCCATAGCTAGATTGAGCGCTGCAGTGCAAAAGATTGCCGTTAACAGTGACCTATCCTCAAGAGTACCCGTTGAAGGCAAAGATGAAATATCCAGTTTGGCAGCAGAAATTAACAAAATGCTGTCAGTAATTGAGAATACCCAACAAGAACTTAAGGTAAGTAAAAACCGGTATAGATACCTCAGTTATCATGATAGTCTTACCGGCTTATATAATAGGACTTTCTTTGATGAAGAGATGGCCCGTTTAAATAGAGATCTAAAGAATTACACACCCTTAAGCATCATTTGTGTAGATGTAGATGGTCTAAAACTTACAAATGACACCTTAGGCCACAGAGCCGGCGATGATTTATTAATATCCTTTGCGAGATTGCTGGCCAAACCCTTTAGGAAAACAGATGTAATTGCCAGAGTTGGTGGTGATGAATTCTGTATTATTCTCCCCGGCACAACTAATGAAACAGCCCATATAAAAGCGGGGGAAATTATAAAACTAATTGAACAATACAATGCAAATCATTCGGTCATACCCATAAGCATTTCCGTGGGGATAGCCACCTCCCAGGGGTCTGAGAGTGAGTCCATCTATGATATTTATCAGGCAGCAGATAATAATATGCAGGAGTTATGCAGTTGGTGGAAATAA